The following are encoded in a window of Thermoanaerobacter ethanolicus JW 200 genomic DNA:
- a CDS encoding efflux RND transporter periplasmic adaptor subunit has protein sequence MKRKYLYVIVAVLIIGIVTFYFVNRAKSSQSQQLSYVTVTRGNISMKVTGTGNLSGDVRAITLKGSGTVKKVHFKVGDTVKKGDLLYEIEDDDLNNQLEQAKINLNLAEQQLNQDTQNYNSSIANLNITSPSGGIIDSILVKEGQNVTPGTPVATIADYSHVTVKVPFNGVQIKNIKVGQKADIFLYDSFTTVTGTVEYVSEQPVPNNTVQYYYVTVGLDNPGALSDGMRVQVSIHTDNGIETALEDGTLTAKNTVNVTAQTSGTVDKIYISQGQSVKKGQLLIKLSSDNISNLQMQIENDKLKVMEAQNNYNQILQQINDLKIYSPIDGKIISQNINEGDILGTSVASTNISNTNSQSQQSSFVPVLDITQLSTYESQPETAVIANNNKYIINLSVDETDIKHIKVGQQAQITTDDLPDKTFTGTVSEVSQLPTIQNGVSSYNVIIEVDPSEGLMLGMSMNVSITVAEKQDALILPIQAVQTNGNRKYVILYTDDLKNQNINSTNNSTNNGNFFRNNIRFVETGIYNDNFIEIVSGLQEGDKVLIPTLNSSTNANNSNPGGFGGMGGFRPEGNFNRNMTNQGGSYPGRSFNGTGQNNTSTGR, from the coding sequence ATGAAGAGGAAATATTTATATGTGATTGTTGCAGTATTAATCATTGGAATTGTCACTTTTTACTTTGTAAACAGGGCAAAATCATCACAATCCCAGCAGCTTTCGTATGTTACAGTTACTCGCGGTAATATTTCTATGAAAGTCACTGGGACAGGAAACTTAAGTGGTGATGTAAGAGCAATTACGCTAAAAGGCAGTGGAACAGTAAAGAAAGTGCATTTTAAGGTAGGAGACACTGTAAAGAAAGGAGACCTATTATACGAAATTGAAGATGACGATTTAAACAATCAGCTGGAACAAGCAAAAATAAACCTTAACTTAGCTGAGCAGCAACTAAATCAAGACACACAGAACTACAATAGTAGCATTGCAAATTTAAACATAACTTCTCCTTCTGGCGGAATTATAGACAGTATACTTGTAAAAGAAGGACAGAATGTCACACCTGGGACACCTGTTGCAACCATTGCAGATTACTCCCATGTTACTGTAAAAGTTCCTTTCAATGGTGTTCAAATAAAGAATATAAAAGTTGGGCAAAAGGCGGATATTTTTTTATACGACTCATTTACAACTGTAACAGGTACTGTTGAATACGTTTCAGAGCAGCCGGTTCCTAATAATACAGTGCAATACTACTATGTAACAGTAGGGCTTGACAATCCGGGGGCATTAAGCGATGGAATGAGGGTACAAGTATCAATACACACAGATAACGGAATAGAAACAGCATTAGAAGATGGCACGTTAACTGCCAAAAACACAGTCAATGTCACAGCGCAAACATCAGGTACGGTAGATAAAATATATATTTCTCAAGGGCAAAGTGTAAAGAAAGGACAGCTTTTAATAAAACTTTCATCAGACAACATAAGCAATCTGCAGATGCAGATAGAAAATGACAAATTAAAAGTTATGGAAGCACAAAACAACTACAATCAGATTTTACAGCAAATCAACGACTTAAAAATTTATTCTCCTATAGATGGGAAGATCATTAGCCAGAACATAAACGAAGGAGATATATTAGGTACTTCTGTAGCGAGCACTAACATAAGCAATACAAATAGCCAATCACAGCAATCGAGTTTTGTGCCCGTTTTAGATATAACGCAATTATCTACTTATGAGAGTCAACCAGAAACTGCGGTAATAGCAAACAACAACAAATACATCATTAACCTTTCAGTGGACGAAACAGACATAAAGCACATAAAAGTAGGGCAACAAGCACAAATTACAACAGATGACTTACCAGACAAAACATTTACAGGTACTGTTTCAGAAGTGTCACAACTTCCAACAATACAAAATGGAGTTTCTTCTTACAACGTAATTATTGAAGTCGATCCAAGCGAAGGATTAATGTTAGGTATGTCAATGAATGTTTCAATAACTGTTGCAGAAAAACAAGATGCTTTAATACTTCCAATACAAGCCGTTCAGACAAACGGAAATAGAAAATACGTAATACTCTATACAGACGATTTAAAAAATCAAAATATCAATAGCACTAACAATAGCACTAATAACGGGAACTTTTTCAGGAACAACATAAGATTTGTGGAAACAGGGATTTACAACGACAACTTTATAGAAATCGTGAGTGGCTTACAGGAGGGAGACAAAGTATTAATTCCAACCCTTAATTCTTCAACAAACGCAAATAACAGTAATCCAGGTGGTTTTGGCGGAATGGGTGGCTTTAGGCCAGAAGGCAATTTCAACAGGAATATGACTAATCAAGGTGGTAGTTACCCAGGCAGAAGCTTTAATGGGACAGGGCAAAATAACACTTCCACAGGGAGGTAA
- a CDS encoding ABC transporter ATP-binding protein, with amino-acid sequence MDNILIKIRNLTKIYKMGENEVRALDGINLDIEKGEFVSIVGQSGSGKTTLMNIIGCLDVKTSGEYFLNGIDTSKLSDNQLADLRCSEIGFVFQNFNLLQKMTALENVELPMIYKGVPTKERRQRAEMLLEMVGLKERMHHRPNELSGGQQQRVAIARALANNPHLILADEPTGNLDSKSGSEIMKIIKELNERGNTVVLITHDPNIAAQAKRIVRIKDGRILENEVVTP; translated from the coding sequence ATGGATAACATTTTAATAAAAATAAGGAATTTAACAAAGATTTACAAAATGGGGGAAAATGAAGTAAGAGCGTTAGATGGTATAAACCTTGACATTGAAAAAGGAGAATTTGTATCAATTGTCGGTCAATCAGGTTCAGGTAAAACTACTTTAATGAATATAATAGGGTGCTTAGATGTAAAAACTTCTGGAGAATACTTTTTAAATGGCATAGACACAAGCAAACTTTCTGACAATCAATTAGCAGATTTAAGATGTAGCGAAATAGGTTTTGTTTTTCAAAATTTCAATTTGCTTCAAAAAATGACGGCTTTAGAAAACGTGGAATTGCCTATGATATACAAAGGTGTGCCTACAAAAGAAAGACGGCAAAGAGCAGAGATGCTTTTAGAGATGGTAGGACTTAAGGAAAGGATGCACCATAGACCTAATGAATTATCAGGAGGTCAGCAGCAAAGAGTAGCAATAGCAAGGGCACTAGCAAACAATCCCCATCTAATATTAGCAGATGAGCCGACGGGAAACTTAGACTCAAAAAGTGGTAGTGAGATAATGAAAATAATAAAAGAGTTAAACGAGAGAGGGAATACAGTAGTACTCATAACTCATGACCCTAATATAGCTGCACAAGCCAAAAGAATAGTAAGAATAAAAGATGGGCGTATTTTAGAAAACGAGGTGGTAACACCGTGA
- a CDS encoding ABC transporter permease: protein MRYVEALKIAIRSILSNKMRSFLTMLGIIIGVTAVIALVSIGQGSTRSITSQIQSMGSNLIMVNVMGRGGESSLTYDQAIVLKDSNFIAAISPVISTSVTAMYGNNSVDNTTVNGVNGDYQSIRDIQVAAGRFILPMDDEGRNRVAVLGSNVARELFGFTDPIGKTIKLNGQNFTVVGILSQKGSSIAGSDDDSIFIPLKTMFYFAKNRDIRQIYIEATSPDTVELAKNEINSKLLTIFKGDTNAFRIIDQSQILSTVNSVTATLSLLLGGIAGISLLVGGIGIMNIMLVSVTERTREIGIRKALGAKKKDILLQFIIESLTLSGLGGIVGIIVGYVLSMVLGSAMNINAKPSLSTLLISFSFSVIVGLFFGVYPANKAANLNPIEALRYE, encoded by the coding sequence GTGAGATATGTAGAAGCTTTGAAAATAGCTATACGCAGTATTTTAAGCAATAAAATGAGGTCTTTTCTCACCATGTTGGGGATTATAATAGGTGTCACAGCTGTTATAGCCTTAGTAAGTATAGGCCAGGGCTCTACAAGAAGTATTACTTCTCAGATACAGAGTATGGGTTCAAACCTCATAATGGTAAACGTAATGGGGAGAGGGGGAGAAAGCTCTTTAACTTATGACCAAGCCATTGTTTTAAAAGACTCAAACTTTATAGCTGCTATCTCTCCGGTCATATCTACCAGTGTAACGGCTATGTACGGAAATAATTCAGTGGACAACACAACGGTAAATGGAGTAAATGGAGATTATCAATCAATACGCGATATACAAGTAGCAGCTGGCAGATTCATTTTGCCAATGGATGATGAAGGAAGGAACAGGGTAGCAGTTCTTGGCAGCAATGTAGCGAGAGAGCTTTTTGGCTTTACTGATCCTATTGGCAAGACTATAAAATTAAATGGCCAAAACTTCACGGTAGTAGGTATTTTGTCACAAAAAGGTTCTTCAATTGCAGGTTCTGATGATGATTCAATATTTATACCCCTTAAAACAATGTTCTACTTTGCGAAAAATAGAGACATAAGACAAATATATATAGAAGCTACAAGCCCAGATACCGTGGAACTCGCTAAAAACGAAATAAACAGCAAACTGCTAACTATATTTAAAGGCGATACAAATGCCTTTAGAATAATTGATCAATCACAAATTTTATCTACAGTAAATAGTGTTACTGCTACATTGAGCTTGCTCCTTGGAGGAATTGCAGGAATATCCCTTTTAGTCGGTGGAATAGGGATAATGAACATAATGCTTGTATCTGTTACTGAAAGGACGAGAGAGATAGGGATAAGAAAAGCATTAGGAGCCAAAAAGAAAGATATATTACTTCAGTTTATAATTGAATCATTAACTTTAAGCGGATTAGGAGGAATAGTGGGAATTATAGTAGGATACGTATTGTCGATGGTACTAGGCTCAGCTATGAATATAAATGCTAAGCCTTCTCTCTCTACACTATTAATATCCTTTTCCTTCTCAGTAATTGTAGGATTGTTCTTTGGCGTATATCCTGCAAATAAAGCTGCCAATTTAAATCCAATTGAAGCTCTAAGGTACGAGTAA
- a CDS encoding bacteriohemerythrin, translated as MKWTESLSVGNELIDSQHKELIKKVNDVLEACNQKKGKEKIEEVMKFLKDYTIEHFSAEEDFMKKYQYPSYEEHKKIHEDFIKKVEELDEKIKKEGINLSIIMLVNKTLVDWLINHISKEDKKVGEHIRKAKGDF; from the coding sequence TTGAAGTGGACTGAATCTTTATCAGTTGGAAATGAACTCATTGACAGTCAACATAAAGAGTTAATAAAAAAAGTAAATGATGTTCTGGAAGCTTGCAATCAGAAAAAAGGAAAAGAAAAGATTGAAGAAGTGATGAAATTTTTAAAAGATTATACTATAGAACATTTTAGCGCTGAAGAAGACTTCATGAAAAAATATCAATACCCTTCCTATGAAGAACACAAAAAAATTCATGAAGATTTCATTAAAAAAGTAGAGGAATTGGACGAAAAAATAAAAAAAGAAGGCATAAACTTATCAATCATAATGCTTGTTAATAAAACGTTGGTGGATTGGCTTATAAATCACATAAGCAAAGAGGACAAAAAGGTAGGAGAACACATAAGAAAAGCAAAGGGGGATTTTTAA
- a CDS encoding bacteriohemerythrin, translating into MKWTESLSVGNDYIDEQHKEWIRRINDLLESYNQKRGKEKVEEAMEFVKEYTVTHFSAEQELMKKYKYPEYEIHKQIHDNFIKEVNELDEKIKKEGPTLTNLMTVNRTLVDWVLNHISKVDKKLGEYIKSQM; encoded by the coding sequence ATGAAATGGACAGAGTCTTTGTCTGTAGGAAATGATTATATTGATGAGCAGCACAAAGAGTGGATAAGGAGAATTAATGACCTTTTAGAGTCATACAATCAAAAAAGAGGCAAGGAAAAAGTTGAGGAAGCAATGGAATTTGTAAAAGAGTACACTGTAACGCATTTTAGCGCCGAACAAGAGCTGATGAAAAAGTATAAATATCCTGAGTATGAAATACATAAACAAATTCATGACAATTTTATTAAAGAAGTTAATGAACTGGATGAAAAAATAAAAAAAGAAGGTCCTACGCTCACTAATTTGATGACTGTTAATAGGACTTTAGTAGATTGGGTGCTAAATCACATAAGCAAAGTAGATAAAAAACTAGGAGAGTACATAAAAAGTCAAATGTAA
- a CDS encoding fumarylacetoacetate hydrolase family protein, whose translation MRLVRIDKALNEYGIIEGDKVIAFGSEGFYSYNLEEVKLLPPCLPTKAICVGLNYRDHIEEMGDKEPEEPTLFIKPSTAVIGPDDFIVIPKMSERVDYEGELAVVIGKRAKNVSEKDALDYVLGYTIANDVTARDLQAKDGQWTRAKSFDTFLPIGPWIVTDLDPSSLDIITYVNDEVKQKSNTRHLIFGVPKLVSFISHIMTLNPSDVILTGTPSGVGPLKPGDVVTIEIEGIGKLTNRVK comes from the coding sequence GTGAGGCTTGTGAGAATAGATAAAGCGTTGAATGAATATGGAATAATTGAAGGGGATAAAGTTATTGCATTTGGAAGTGAAGGCTTTTATTCTTACAACTTGGAGGAAGTAAAGCTTTTGCCTCCTTGCCTGCCTACAAAAGCTATATGTGTAGGGTTAAATTATAGGGATCATATAGAGGAAATGGGGGACAAAGAGCCGGAGGAACCGACATTATTCATAAAACCTTCAACAGCAGTTATTGGCCCTGATGATTTTATAGTTATTCCTAAGATGTCAGAGAGGGTTGACTATGAGGGGGAATTGGCTGTTGTAATAGGCAAAAGAGCGAAAAATGTGTCTGAAAAAGATGCGTTAGATTATGTCCTTGGCTATACGATAGCTAACGATGTAACAGCAAGAGATTTGCAGGCAAAAGATGGTCAATGGACAAGAGCGAAGTCTTTTGATACCTTTTTGCCCATAGGCCCTTGGATTGTGACAGACTTAGACCCATCTTCTTTGGACATAATTACATATGTAAATGATGAAGTAAAGCAAAAAAGTAACACCAGACATCTCATATTTGGCGTTCCAAAACTTGTGAGTTTTATATCTCACATAATGACGCTAAACCCTAGCGATGTCATATTGACGGGAACACCCTCTGGCGTTGGCCCTTTAAAACCTGGAGACGTTGTAACTATTGAAATAGAGGGAATAGGTAAATTAACAAATAGAGTAAAATAA
- a CDS encoding DUF1646 family protein — protein sequence MVIVALLVILLMILILPLVNRHIEHNIEYFLFAMGVAAAFVSGVFSYDLIAHIFKNHLLYLITAAVFLSGLLFEIFKDKFKKFIGTVVTHIPLKIFVFLVIIILGLTASIITAIIASIILVEIIHLLPLKHKDKVVITVIASLSIGMGAALTPIGEPLATIVTSKLNESFLYLFTTLGIYIIPAVLALGFLGLLYINKLEKSSLIIEENYVEEAEEIKKIERFQFIFIQAFKIFVFILALELLGAGFKPIIDNYIIHLDSRLLYWINMTSAVLDNATLTAAEISPAMTTEQIQAILMGLLISGGMLIPGNIPNIISAGKLNIKSREWALVGIPLSLIGLVIYFIIHFVV from the coding sequence GTGGTTATTGTTGCACTCTTAGTAATATTATTAATGATCCTAATTTTGCCTCTTGTAAATAGGCATATAGAACACAACATCGAATATTTTCTTTTTGCAATGGGAGTTGCTGCAGCATTTGTATCAGGAGTATTTTCTTATGACCTGATAGCTCACATATTTAAAAATCATCTTTTGTATTTAATAACAGCAGCCGTATTTTTATCAGGACTTTTATTTGAGATATTTAAAGATAAATTTAAAAAATTTATAGGAACAGTAGTAACTCATATTCCGCTTAAAATATTTGTATTTTTAGTAATTATTATCCTTGGCTTGACAGCCAGTATAATTACAGCCATAATAGCCTCAATAATATTAGTAGAAATAATTCACTTGTTGCCCTTAAAACACAAAGACAAAGTGGTGATTACTGTCATTGCCTCTCTTTCAATAGGCATGGGTGCTGCACTAACACCAATTGGCGAGCCCTTAGCCACAATAGTAACCTCAAAATTAAATGAAAGCTTCCTTTACCTTTTTACTACCTTAGGCATTTACATCATACCAGCTGTATTGGCTTTGGGCTTTTTGGGTTTACTTTATATTAATAAATTAGAGAAAAGTAGTCTCATTATAGAAGAAAATTATGTGGAAGAAGCAGAAGAAATTAAAAAAATTGAAAGATTTCAATTTATCTTTATTCAAGCATTTAAAATTTTTGTTTTTATTCTGGCATTGGAACTTTTAGGTGCAGGATTCAAACCTATTATTGATAATTATATAATTCATCTTGATAGCCGACTTTTATACTGGATAAACATGACCTCAGCAGTTCTTGACAACGCAACACTGACAGCAGCCGAAATAAGCCCTGCTATGACAACAGAACAAATCCAAGCAATATTGATGGGGCTTCTAATAAGTGGCGGCATGTTGATTCCAGGAAACATACCTAATATCATATCAGCAGGAAAGCTGAATATAAAAAGCCGTGAATGGGCTTTGGTAGGAATTCCTCTATCTTTAATTGGTTTAGTTATATATTTTATCATTCATTTTGTAGTCTGA
- a CDS encoding sodium:calcium antiporter: MTQDIVMLLFSLAFILLSCILFTNSVEWFGKKLNLSQGVVGSILAAVGTALPETIIPIIAILFYGGREASQIATGAILGAPFMLSTLGFLITGAAIIIYSLFGKRTLKMNANKKVFQRDLTYFILVYAIAIFASVFNQVNEIRISAIILVLLAYAFYVKRTFSDEQQLDENIGTLYFSKFLGVKTNLLWITSQLILSLLGIIFGAHLFVGYVKDLSHMMGISPLILSIVITPIATELPEKLNSIVWVGQKKDTLALGNITGAMVFQSSIPVTIGILFTPWNITGIAFLSAMLALTSAILNLMWINIRKSVNPFVLMFGGVLYGIFLITVLH; the protein is encoded by the coding sequence TTGACACAAGATATAGTGATGTTGCTTTTTAGTCTCGCCTTTATACTTCTTTCCTGTATCTTATTTACAAACTCAGTAGAATGGTTTGGAAAAAAGTTAAACTTAAGTCAGGGAGTAGTGGGAAGTATTTTAGCTGCTGTAGGCACCGCACTTCCTGAAACAATTATACCAATTATCGCTATACTTTTTTATGGAGGAAGAGAGGCAAGTCAAATAGCCACAGGTGCTATTTTAGGAGCTCCCTTTATGCTTTCTACCTTAGGATTTTTGATAACAGGTGCTGCCATCATAATTTATTCCCTTTTTGGAAAAAGAACGTTGAAAATGAATGCAAATAAAAAAGTGTTTCAAAGAGACTTGACATATTTTATCTTAGTATACGCAATAGCAATTTTCGCTTCTGTCTTTAATCAAGTTAACGAAATTAGAATATCTGCAATTATATTGGTACTTTTAGCATACGCTTTTTATGTAAAACGTACTTTTTCAGATGAACAGCAATTGGATGAAAATATAGGAACTCTATACTTTTCAAAGTTTTTAGGAGTAAAAACTAATTTACTCTGGATAACCAGTCAATTAATTCTATCTCTTTTAGGAATAATTTTTGGCGCTCACTTGTTTGTAGGATATGTAAAAGATTTGTCTCACATGATGGGAATTTCACCTTTAATACTCTCAATTGTCATAACGCCTATTGCAACAGAACTGCCTGAAAAGCTCAATTCTATTGTGTGGGTAGGACAAAAAAAGGATACTCTTGCACTTGGAAATATAACGGGGGCGATGGTGTTTCAGTCTTCCATACCAGTTACTATTGGTATACTGTTTACGCCATGGAACATCACAGGAATAGCTTTTTTAAGTGCCATGTTAGCTTTAACTTCAGCTATTTTAAATTTAATGTGGATAAATATTAGAAAGTCAGTTAATCCTTTTGTGCTGATGTTTGGAGGAGTATTATACGGAATATTTTTAATCACTGTACTCCATTAA